In the genome of Lactuca sativa cultivar Salinas chromosome 3, Lsat_Salinas_v11, whole genome shotgun sequence, the window GGTCTTTGAAAAACTGGCATCTGAAGCCTTGAAGAAGATTGTTCGCTCCAAAGGAATTGAATCTGAGCTCAAGAAACTGAAGAAGACATTAGACCAAATCCAAGATCTGCTTAACGACGCTTCCCAGAAGGAAGTAACTAATGAAGCCGTTAAAAGATGGCTGAATGATCTCCAACATTTGGCTTATGACATAGACGACCTACTTGATGATCTTGCAACAGAAGCTATTCATCGTGAGTTGACCGAGGAGGGTGGAGCCTCCACCAGTGTGGTAAGAAAACTAATCCCAAGTTGTTGCACAAGTTTCTCACAAAGTAATAGGATGCATGCCAAGTTAGATGATATTGCCACCAGGTTACAAGAACTGGTAGAGGCAAAAAATAATCTTGGTTTAAGTGTGATAACATATGAAAAGCCAAAAATTGAAAGGTATGAGGCGTCTTTGGTAGATGAAAGCGGTATTGTCGGACGTGAAGATGATAAGAAAAAATTGCTGGAGAAGCTGTTGGGGGATAAAGATGAATCAGGGAGTCAAAACTTCAGCATCGTGCCCATAGTTGGTATGGGTGGAGTTGGCAAAACAACTCTAGCTAGACTCTTGTATGATGAAAAGAAAGTGAAGGATCACTTCGAACTCAGGGCCTGGGTTTGTGTTTCTGATGAGTTCAGTGTTCCCAATATAAGCAGAGTTATCTATCAATCTGTGACTGGGGAAAACAAGGAATTTGCAGATTTAAATCTGCTTCAAGAAGCTCTTAAAAAGAAACTTCAGAACAAACTATTTTTAATAGTTTTAGATGATATATGGTCTGAAAGCTATGGTGATTGGGAGAAATTAGTGGGCCCATTTCATGCTGGGACTTCTGGAAGTAGAATAATCATGACTACTCGGAAGGAGCAATTACTCAAACAGCTGGGTTTTTCTCATGAAGACCCTCTGCATAGCATAGACTCCCTGCAACGTCTATCACAAGAAGATGCTTTGTCTTTGTTTTCTCAACACGCATTTGGTGTACCTAACTTTGATTCACATCCAACACTAAGGCCATATGGGGAACAGTTTGTGAAAAAATGTGGGGGATTGCCTTTGGCTTTAAGAATACTTGGAAGGTTATTAAGGACAAAAACAGATGAGGAAGAATGGAAATCTCTGTTGGATAGTGAGATATGGAGTTTAGGAAATGAAGATAAGATTGTTCCTGTTCTTAGACTAAGCTACAATGATCTTTCTGCCACTTTGAAGTTGTTGTTTGCATACTGCTCTTTGTTCCCCAAGGACTATGTGTTTGACAAAGAGGAGTTGGTTCTGCTGTGGATGGCGGAAGGGTTTTTGCAACACTCTGCTGCAAGAAATTCAATGCAGCAGTGGGGTCAGAAATGTTTTGAAGAGTTGCTGTCAAGGTCATTTTTTCAACATGCTCCTCATGACAAATCGTTGTTTGTGATGCATGACCTCCTGAATGACATGGCCACATATGTTGCTGGAGACTTTTTTTCAAGGTTAGACATTGAGATAAAACAGGAATTTGGGAAGGAACCTTTGAAAAAGCAACGACATATGTCATTTGTTTGTGAGGATTATGTGGTTTACAAAAGGTTTAAGCCATTAAAAGGAGCTAAAAGTTTGAGAACATTTTTAGCATTGTCTGTTGGGGTGGTAGGAAGTTGGATAacattttatttatcaaataaggtccTGAATGACTTACTTCAGGAGTTACCATTGTTAAGGGTCCTAAGTTTGACTCATCTTACAATAAGTGAGGTACCAGAAGTGGTGGGTAGTATGAAGCACTTGCGGTATCTTAATCTATCTTGGACTTCAATTACCCATTTACCGGAAAATGTCTGCAATCTTTATAATTTACAGACGTTGATTCTTTCTAGCTGTTATAAATTGATTAAGTTGCCCGAGAGCTTCTCAAAGCTTAAAGATTTGCAGCATTTTGACATGATGGGTAGTTTCATGTTGAAGACGATGCCCTTAGGGATTGGTGAGTTGAAAAGTCTTCACACTCTCTCCAGTGATATTGGCTTAAAATTAACCGAGCTTAAGAACTTGCAAAATCTCCATGGGAAAGTTTGTATTGATGGGCTGGGAAATGTGGAAAATTCAGCGGACGCACGTGAGGCGAACTTCTCTCGAAAAAGGTTTAGTGAGTTAGTGTTGGATTGGGGTGATGAGTTTAATGTCCTTCGAACAAAATCACTTGAAAAAGAGATCCTCAATGAGCTGATGCCTTATAATGGTACTCTAGAAAAACTCAGAATTTCTTTATATAGAGGTGTAGAGTTTCCAAATTGGGTTGGGGATCCATCCTATCGTCGGTTGACTATAGTGTCGATAGAAAGCTGTGAAGAATCAACCTCTCTACCAATGCTTGGGCAACTACCATCACTGAAGGAGCTGTTTATTGGTGGGATGAGTAAGGTGAAGGTTGTAGGTATGGAGTTTCTTGGGACCGATCTTGCATTTCCTTCACTTGAAATCCTAGAGTTTGATAGTATGTCAGGGTGGGAGGAATGGTCAACAAAGAGTGGGGCGTTTCCTTGCCTTCAAGAGCTTTGTATTGAAGATTGTCCTAATCTGGTCCGGGTCTCCCTTGAAGCACTACCTTCACTAAGGGTTCTGAAACTAAGAAAATGTGGTCATGGTGTATTGAAAAGCCTGGTTGATATAGCTTTGTCAATCACCAAGTTGGAAATAGATGATATTTCAGGGCTTACTGACGAGGTGTGGAGAGGTATGATTGGGTGTCT includes:
- the LOC128132684 gene encoding putative disease resistance protein At3g14460, which produces MAEIVLSAFLTVVFEKLASEALKKIVRSKGIESELKKLKKTLDQIQDLLNDASQKEVTNEAVKRWLNDLQHLAYDIDDLLDDLATEAIHRELTEEGGASTSVVRKLIPSCCTSFSQSNRMHAKLDDIATRLQELVEAKNNLGLSVITYEKPKIERYEASLVDESGIVGREDDKKKLLEKLLGDKDESGSQNFSIVPIVGMGGVGKTTLARLLYDEKKVKDHFELRAWVCVSDEFSVPNISRVIYQSVTGENKEFADLNLLQEALKKKLQNKLFLIVLDDIWSESYGDWEKLVGPFHAGTSGSRIIMTTRKEQLLKQLGFSHEDPLHSIDSLQRLSQEDALSLFSQHAFGVPNFDSHPTLRPYGEQFVKKCGGLPLALRILGRLLRTKTDEEEWKSLLDSEIWSLGNEDKIVPVLRLSYNDLSATLKLLFAYCSLFPKDYVFDKEELVLLWMAEGFLQHSAARNSMQQWGQKCFEELLSRSFFQHAPHDKSLFVMHDLLNDMATYVAGDFFSRLDIEIKQEFGKEPLKKQRHMSFVCEDYVVYKRFKPLKGAKSLRTFLALSVGVVGSWITFYLSNKVLNDLLQELPLLRVLSLTHLTISEVPEVVGSMKHLRYLNLSWTSITHLPENVCNLYNLQTLILSSCYKLIKLPESFSKLKDLQHFDMMGSFMLKTMPLGIGELKSLHTLSSDIGLKLTELKNLQNLHGKVCIDGLGNVENSADAREANFSRKRFSELVLDWGDEFNVLRTKSLEKEILNELMPYNGTLEKLRISLYRGVEFPNWVGDPSYRRLTIVSIESCEESTSLPMLGQLPSLKELFIGGMSKVKVVGMEFLGTDLAFPSLEILEFDSMSGWEEWSTKSGAFPCLQELCIEDCPNLVRVSLEALPSLRVLKLRKCGHGVLKSLVDIALSITKLEIDDISGLTDEVWRGMIGCLGAVEEIKISECNEIRYLWESEAEASKLLMNLKMLELRKCENLVSLGEKDKEDNCGSSLTSFSWLGVWNCNSLEHCSCPDSMETLDIWDCDSITSVSFPTGGGQKLKSLVIWDCKKLSEKELGGKEKTRFLIKSKMQMLEFVFIANWPNLKSISELSCFIHLNRLCISECPGMESFPDHELPNLTSLTELTIKKCTSMDASFPRGLWPPKLCRLEIGELKKPISEWGPQNFPTSLSHLTLYGGPYDDVKNFAQLSHLLPSSLTSLGIDRFEKLDSVSTGLQHLTSLQHLFICNCPKTVDLPEKLLSSLLVLRIVKCPNLKEKSCKGGSYWPLISLIPYLDIDE